GATAAGCATCTAAAATAATGAAGTCACCTTGTCAATTGCTCTCAGACTTTTAAACAATAAATTACGGTGAAAGATTTAAAAGAGAAAATATCGAACAATAAAATATAAGCTGGAAATCTTGGATATAATAATGGAAAAGAACACGCTTAGATAAGTAAAACATAAATTATACAGCCTTTTTCACTACATTAAATTTTTTGGTGACATAGAGTTTACAAAAAAAGGAGTAAAAGTTAATTGAATAGTTATAGAAGTAACAAAATTCGCAATTTACGATTCAGTGGTAAATTAGTACATCTTCGTGCTGAAATAACAGTGGAAATTTCACTGAGTCTCCCTAATATCCTCTGAAAAATTCAAATTATATgcagactttttttttaattgaaaactTATAGAACCCATACCAATAAGTTATATAGTAATATATGACCAATGTCATGCTATAAAATTTCATCTTTctgacaaaaaaataaaataaaattatgtatTGGTTATTTTCCAGAAATCTGTAGTCCTAGTTATGTCATTTTGGTTAACTTTTGCATTTTTCAACTTCATCTTAAATGGTGATGTTAAATTTTGAATTAGTTAGGTTAAAAACTCGGAAGTTCTTTCTCCAACGTCATGCTAATTAAAACAGAAACATTTCATTCTCGTAAAACCCTAGTTAAACCCATCCGCAACTTAGAGCCTAGCAGCTAAAAACGGCTTATTTgagaattgtttttttttaaagtatttttgGAGAGAAGTAGTTTGTGTTTAGCTAATTTatttaaaaagtgcttttgacTCCTTTTAATAAACAGATTGTATTTGTCTAATCTTCTTAAAAAAATGCTTTTGAGTGTCAAATTACTGAAAAGGACAAGTATCAACAAATTACTGAAAAGGACAAGTATCAATGAAACGTTTACTATCAATATTATTTTACGGagagaaattattttaaatatctaTTATGAAAGACTTCAATTAAGTTAATACTTTTATTTAATTCAAATTTAAAAGTACATATTAAAATGTTCAATTAGTATAATACATAGAACTAATAGGTTTGGTCTTGCCCTTCAGGTATCTATCTTGCCCTTCAGGTAACGCCTGAGCTCGATTAACCCCGTGCCcgggtatacctttctgtccggcaGGTGCGCAAACAAGATAATCTGTTCCAACTCTTCTACGGTAGACTTAGTTGCGTCCGAATAATCCGGTAGCACGAACGATCTGGGCACACCGAAATCGTCTTCTTTGAAGTTCAGGCTCATATCTTCCTTTTCTTCACTCGAATTGGCCGAGCCTCCATTCTgtaattgctatttggtgtctttTCCTTTATTTGGTTCAGTAGCCTTTAGGGACGGTTCCCTTTGATTAGGGGGGTGCTTTTTCGACTGTGAACATCTCCCTTGTCGCGGGTTGCTCGCCACGAACCGTTTTTATCCCTTTCGAGATTAGAAATCTCAATATTTGATGCAATGTCAAGGGTACTgccctcatgctatgaatccacaGTCTGTCGAGCAACGCGTTGTATTTCATCTCACCCTTGGTGCCATAGAACACCGTTGTTAAATAGTCCCGGCGATGTTTACCAGCAAAGAGATTTCTCCCTTAGTAGTTTCGCTTGCCATGTTGAATCCGCTGAGAACCGAGCCGCCGGCATGATTTGATCCAACAATCCAAGTTGCTCTACAACTCTCCATCGGATAATATTGGCCGAACTACCTGGATCAataaaatacgtttaacttgagaTTTAAAAATAAGGATTGAAATTACCAAAGCATTGTTGTAGGAGTGAATGATGCCCTCTACATCCTCATCGTTGAAGGAAATAGATCCTTCGAGTACATAATCCCTGGTCCGTTTCTCTCGATCAACCGAAACTTTGGTCCTCTTCATCATCGGATCTCGTGGCATTTCCGTTCTTccgattatcatattgatcacgTGTTGAGGCTCCATGGGCTCAACCTGTTTGTGATTTTCCCTGCCTTTGTAATGTCCTTTGGCTCAGTCACTTAAGAATTCGCGAAGGTGACCATTTTTTaataaccgagccacctcctctctcaattggcgacaatcctcggtccTATGACCATGAGTaccgtgatattcacacatcatgctTAGATCTCGTTGAGCTGGATCGGATCTTAGTGGCCTCGGCCACCTTGCATCCTTAATATCCAAGACAAGATCTGTGACGTTAATACTGAAGCTGTACTCGGATAATCTCGAGTTGTTCCCATTGTTAACCGACCCGCTGGCGTCGTCTCTCAATAGCAGATCTCGACTGCTCGGACCGCGATCAGTTCGCCCGTCACTCCTGTTCGAATGATGACTGGGATCGTTTTTTCCTCTTTCCGACCTAAAGCTGGATTTCTCTGGTTTAGCATAAGATCGGTATCTATCCTTCGATGGGCTCGTCTCTGATTCGAAAGTCCTTCTCGACCTTTCAGAATTCTTACTTCCGCCTATCGGATCTGGGGGAAGTTCAAGttgatcatcctctacccgaatatTGGATTCGCACCTGTTATGAACATCGGGCCAAGTCACTGCTTCGTACTCCAACAAGTTTTTCTTTAATTTAAACGAGGCAGTAGAGCTTTGGGGGTTGAGACCCTTGGTAAAGGATTGGGTGGCCCATTCTTCCGGGACCGGAGGGAGTTCCATTCGTTCCTTTTGGAACCTATTCACGAATTCTCGGAGCAATTCGTTATCTCTTTGGGTGATTCTGAAGATGTCTGCTTTCCTTGCCTGTACCTTCTTGGCTCCGACATGGGCTTTGATaaacgcatctgcgagcataTCAAAAGAAGTGATGGAATGCTCGAGCTGGTGGTTATACCAGGTCAGTGCCCCTTTAGACAACGTTTCACCGAACTTTTTTAGTAGCACTAATTcgatttcatcttcttcaacgtcgttgccttttatggcacaagtatacgAAGTCACATGTTCCTGTGGGTCCGTCGTTCCATCATACTTTGGGATATtgggcattttaaacctcttcgagATCAGCTTCGGGGCCgcgaaaaggcctttgaatgtatctTTTTGAGTCCGGTCCTTTCAAGATCGGAGGTGCCCCCAGGATCTGGTCTACTCGAGAGTTGTACGTTTCTACCATTTTCTCATTAGATTCGATCCGTTTAGCCAATGCTTCAAGCATTTTTAGGACCTCGATAGATGCACCGGACGCCAATCTGTTATCACTATCAACGACCCGATCTTCCTCTCGGCTTGCCTTGGTAGCCCAACTTGGCTCTGCCGATATTGTTCTGTTGTCTTTCTTTTGGAGATGAGCTATAGCCACCtattgttcctgcaacatttcaaatatcaAACGTAAGTTAATTTCCTCTATGACATCTGGTGTTTTCGGGCTCATGCCAGAGGCAAAATTGTTGAATTATTGCTATTTAAATGATCTGTGGCCGGATTGCTGGCAGTGTTCTGGTTGACTGTATTCTGGTTAATGCCCTCGGTCGAGTTGACAACATTTGGATCGACTGGATCAGCCGGGGGAGCATTCTGGTTTGGCAACCCGTTGTTGTCGTTTTCGCCGTGATGACTCATCAGTTCGTTGTTGTTCGCGTGTCCTGATTGACCGCTGCTCGCCATCTTAAAATTATCTGGAATCACAAGCTTTCAAAGAACAAGTGAAAGATAGAGTTGTAAATtaatcaccactattatcctacGCCCCATGGTGGGAGCCAAACTGTTTTCCCTTAAaacggtaacaattaaatttatatgtGGTTTATAGGATATGTGGCTAGATTagtaatttatgtataataataATATGCAATAATAAACGATATATTGATGAATAAGAGAGAAAACAACTTAAGAAACCGAAATATAGACTCTGTGAATTTGGTACGGTCTTTGAAATAACGTCTCTATCCCGAGCTTTGCCAATGAGTAAGAAAGCTTTCATCTCTACTTTTCAGATTACAAGTATGAATATGAATCAAAGACTCGCCCTAAAATGAAGGGAGTTCACCCTATTTATAGCAAATAATAGACGAGCCTTTGTACAACCATAAAAAGACCTtttaagaaaaccctaaaatggataaaatgGCGCCCCGTACGGATGTCACAGGTTCTGTACGGATGTCAGCGCAAATCACGGAGCGGTTAGGCGACGTGTGACCTGGCTCGTAATGGATACTCCGAATCTGTGTCGATTGTCTTCCCCTCAGGCTCGAGTTTTCCGTGCCTATTAACATACCCTCGGTTTCATGACATTTAATTGAAAAAACTCACAACTCCTTGGCCCTCGTCCTTCGAACTTACCCGAGGCTAATGATCTTGTTTTTCTTCGGCCTCGTACCGAACAACCACAATATTTACTTTGTTTTTCACCGTATGCGAATTActtcggtttttaccgtatacatatacattaggATCCTACCTCTATACTCATTGTTACTTCTTTTGTTTTTTGAAGATCACTCATTGTTACTTCGTTTGTTCCTcttctcattttttttcttcttatttaaTAACATGGCCTAGCTTCCGTACGTATCCTATTCTTCAaatttactactactactacttgtTATCTTCATTCTCTTTGTCTATCTTGCTATTATAATGTCGTTATTTTTCTGACTATCTTGTTTTGTTACACTTTTTTTGACCTGGAGGTCTATCGAAAAAAACCGAAATCCTGCCTCTCACTTTGTCCGAGCTAAATTACATCCACCCTCTTATCGGATATGAATTCCTAAATCCATTTGCCTCGACTAGGATCAACTCCTTCTATGTCCAAgaaaaaagcaaaaaataaaacAGTCATCAAGTCAAAACTAGTTTCACAGTTGCTGATTCGCACCCGCTGGTTAAAAGAGACAAATAAAATATGGATCTCTGCCCTATAAAGGTAGGAGCGGTTTAATCGGAGGTTAATTTTTGAGTGAGTTAGGTTAAACACTGGCCAAGTACTTTCTTCAAACGACGCCGTACTTGTTA
The sequence above is a segment of the Lycium barbarum isolate Lr01 chromosome 6, ASM1917538v2, whole genome shotgun sequence genome. Coding sequences within it:
- the LOC132644560 gene encoding uncharacterized protein LOC132644560 translates to MPNIPKYDGTTDPQEHVTSYTCAIKGNDVEEDEIELVLLKKFGETLSKGALTWYNHQLEHSITSFDMLADAFIKAHVGAKKVQARKADIFRITQRDNELLREFVNRFQKERMELPPVPEEWATQSFTKGLNPQSSTASFKLKKNLLEYEAVTWPDVHNRCESNIRVEDDQLELPPDPIGGSKNSERSRRTFESETSPSKDRYRSYAKPEKSSFRSERGKNDPSHHSNRSDGRTDRGPSSRDLLLRDDASGSVNNGNNSRLSEYSFSINVTDLVLDIKDARWPRPLRSDPAQRDLSMMCEYHGTHGHRTEDCRQLREEVARLLKNGHLREFLSD